In Zingiber officinale cultivar Zhangliang chromosome 3A, Zo_v1.1, whole genome shotgun sequence, the DNA window CCAGGATAACAAAAATTATTGCTCGTCTCTATTCATCTTATCCATCAGAAGTAGTTTCTGTTCTATTGGAGCTTTTTCATCTACAAACACCAGGATTCTCTGACAACATTGATGTGGAAAATTCCATTGAATCAGATGCTGGCAATCAAGGGTCCGCCAATTCGTTGCATGATTTAAAAACTATCATCACCAGATTGTCTAGCAAGAAACCCAGATTATTATTGAGCTTGCTGAGAAAAATTCTTGAAACTATTGAAATCAGATTCGCCAAAAACCTCTCTGGTAAATACCTAGACATGCTACTAAATTGTCAATTTGTGTGGATTTTCTCCTACTTGATATTATGCTTGTCTATTGAAGCTGAAGATCCCTAGTCTTTTCGTCTCCAGGTGAATGCGATATTCATTTATCTCAGATTCCATCTGAGGTAGATTACTTGACTAATTTATGTTCCCTTGTTCGATGGTTAATTATGAATCTCAAGTCATTGAAGGGTGCTGGTTTCATTCAATTTGACAATGAAGCTGAAGCCTTTTCTATTCACAAAAATAAAGTTCAAGTTTCACTGCATAAGCTTATCCGCAAATGTCTCACTTTATCTCTTATCGGAAACCAGCATCTTTGTGATTCTGTGCTGCTACTTGTTGAGATGACAGAGGATAGTTCCGTAAAAGAGAGATTAAAGAAACTCCCTTTGCTCAACTATAAAGCTCCACCCGCAGTCCAGATCCCTTCCTATTCTAATACCGAGAGCATGTTATTAAAAGAAGAGGATGCAATTTGTCAAGCTACAGAGAAATTGGCTATCTTAAAGTCGAAGATCAAGGCTCGCAGCCAAAGGGAGGTTGCTCCAGGGGTTGATGTTTCAGATACAGACACCACATGGACCGTGGCCAAGTCATGGATCTCATGCCCGATTGGCATGCTACCTTGCTCTTTTAGTTCAACTCCAGTTCTCCCTGTTCTTGACCAGGTTGATATAGATACCAAAGCTGGATTGGAGAAGGACAACAACCTCAGTTTCCATGCAAGTGACTATAGACAATTGGATTATCCCTCAGAGATGTCGGTCGATGAGAGCCCTAACAAAAAACTAAAGACATCTCAAGAGGTACAATGCACGTATTTTCCGGAATCAACGCGTGCCTTGGAAGGACGATTATTGATCAATGGTGTATGGACGAAAGCGAGTGAAGAAGAGTTGTCAATTATCCAATCTCAAATGACAATTTTTGCTTGATACTTGTCGATCGTAGTTACAATTATTTGTGGATTGAATGGACTTCCCAAATCCTAAATGATGTGCAATTTTGAAACTGAAAGATGTGTCAAATGCTATTTCCTTGCCTTTTATTCAAGTGAGAtaataaaatgatttaaaataaataaataaatgaatgaaTTCTGAATCTTGGTCCCTCCCTAGCTGCACCTAGTCAGTATTTTACAAGAAAGAACTCTCATTTAGTGTTTACAGAAGCTCTTCAAATTTATCCAGTGCTTCTCTCATCCACGAATGCTTGCACACTTGCCTTGCTTCTGCTATACTCACCTGGTTCATGTAATTAACGAACAAGAAATCAGAAAATTTGCGGGTTTGATTCCCTGTTCTGAATCTGTTTGATGTATGCATGACTCACCCATTTGCGCTCTCGGCTATTCATTTCCGGCCATTGCTGTAGCACCTCTGCGACTTCCATGGCAAACATGTAGTGGATCTTATCTTGGTCCTCGCTCAGCCATCTGCCGAGATGACCCTGCCAATATTGCATCGATCGCACAGGATTATCACCATGACAACATAGTATAACAATTTGGGTTGCAATCTTATGATCGTTGTCGTGGTCATGAAGCTATATTTGTCTATCTAATTTGGGTTGATAATATGAATCTTCTCTCTCTATCAAGCTTATAGTGCTTACCTTGAAGTTTCCTGTCACACCAGCTTCCTCAAATGCTTCCCTGGAAGCAGCTGCTGCCTTAGTTTCATCAAGCTCCCAACCACCCTGTTTATATATATAAACAAGTTAATTAATTGCATGGTTTTTACAAAAgttgtaattttaaaatataaattttatcagAAAAATATGCATGCCTTTGGGAACATTAATTCAGTGCCTTTCTGAGAGCTTACGACGAGAACCTCGATGGCTGGATGAATGGCTCCCGGAGAAGGATTCTCCATCTTGAATCTGTAAGGAATGCATCTGCTCAACCAGTGTGTAAGACAACAACAACGTTAGATCAGAACAGTCTTCAAGGAAAGATTTCAAGTTTTGAAGTGCGagaaagtttgaattttgaaccctagtttttttttattagctTGAATTCCTTATTCATCTCATCCAGGAAAAATTCATCTAAAATTGAGAGAAGATGCATGAGGTTGTGAGAATGcatgaacatttttttttttaagatcagAAGAGTCTTCATTGAGAGTTTGAGACAATCAAAGTCAAGAAAGCATTTCAATTTTTGTTTCCGAATCGAGTACAAGAGACTTCAATTTTTCATCGCATAAACTCGATacgaagaaaaaaaaatgcaagaacCCTAGAAACTACATTGCATTTTTTTAGCTTAAATTCCAGGCGAAGAGAAGATGCATAAACTCGATGAGAATAAATGAATCCTAGAAGCCAAATCGCATTTTTAGTTCAAATTCaaatctattttttcttttttttgggtTAAAATTCAAATCTAACAAACATCGCAGCTTCCGGATGCCACAGAAAGAGACGGGAGCGAAGATGAAACGAGTGAAACGAAACGCACCCGACGACGAGACGGCGACCAGCCTTATACCGCTGCAGCCTCCTCCCACGGCGAGATACCAAAGAAACCACCATCTCTCTGGCCGGAATCGCCGAACCAGACCTAATCTCTCCGCCGGAAGCAATCCCCCCACTCAAAGAACAGCAGCGAGGAGACGATGATGCCGGGGGGTCGAGGAGGACGAAAGAGGGCAGATGCAGCTCCTTTGCGGCACACCCGCTTCTTACCATGATACCATCCAATCGCAAGACGATGCGGAGCAGGAGAGGCGACGAGGGATCGGAGAAGAGGAACGATAAGATTCATTGGGATGGGAATGGAGCAGGGGATCGGATTATAAATGGGAGGAAGAGTGATTGTTGATGTTGACCATGATTCGATCTCGTCGACGCGGCTTGTTCTTCCGACGCCAAATAAGCAGTGACGTGTGTGGAACGTTACAAAACGCGTCGGTCCCAACCCGACCTGATACGATCGATAGAATAACAAAAGAGAAACTTTTTAAAAAACGCCCTTACGTTTATTATTTCCAAAAGAGTACTCCGTGTTAAAGAAATATTAAAATGGCACCCATTGTTTTATTTAAAATTGTTTGAATAGcattaaaaataaagatgaaatgttattttatatttttttaatgcatATATATAATCGAAACAATCTATATATAAATTTGccgattaatttaaaaataaaagtaaaattataaaatataagtCAAATAACACAATCCATCATTAATAAGACATGATAATTATTTAAATAACTTAATGGTATTAATGGTTGTAAATAATATTGGCAAAGTATGAGAAAGATATTTTGAATTTAataggagattttttttttcatataaagGAAAAAAAGGCTTTACTTGGGCTTCTATCAAAATCTCATAAATATGGACCAAATTGCAAAACAAACatctaaaaaaaatatacttaaaATCGTGGCCATAATTCTTAATTGTGTGTAAATATTGACCAAGAAAACCAAGTTGACTTTGTCGTAGTTATAATATGCGACTCGGGTCAATGTTGTCTTGAGAAGTTGATTAATTGACCGATGACTGTAATAATACGAAGGCCGACATCAATACAATAAGGTACGTACATTAAAACTCATTCCACATACGTACGTACGAAGGCCGGCATCGATATAGTACAAGTTTAAACGTAGTGACTTtgacttttcttttttaatttatttttatttctaacaaTAAAATCAACTAAaactattataaaattatttattaatccaAATAACGTAACTAGTTATAACAAAGatgaaaataaaagaatcacattccATTGTTGATTCTTCAccggaagaacattagaaaagtACGTATTGCAATTGGACGATTGAGAAAACATGTTCAATAGTCAATGATACCTTGGCATTACCACTCATCTATCGGTCATGATTTTGCGGCATGGATCAAGATCTTACTCTCGAGCCCATTTTTATCAGCCCCCATGACTTTGTCGACCTCTTTCCCGTCCTTCACGAAGAAGAAAGTCGGCACACTATTGACATTCCAGCTATGAGCCGCGTCACCTAGTTCATCGATGTCGACTTTCAAGAACACCACGTCACGGTGGTTCTCGgctaaagttttgaaaacaggcGCCATGAAGCGGCAAGGCCCGCACCATGTCGCAGTGAAGTAGAGGATTGCCAGGCGATGAAGGCGCGCAGCTGCCTTTAGTTTTGTTTGTAGATCATTGGAGGAGTGAATGCTGATGACAGTTCCTGCAGATTGAAGGGAAAAGAATAAAAATGTTTCATTAAAAGATTTCTTTTTAGAGTGCTACCATTCAATCAGTTTCAATGTTATATGCCCATGAAAAGGTTGAGCAAACTGATTGATTTTGCATCAGAAATAAATAACTTCATAATCGAAACAAAATTGGAAGCATATCTGAAAACGTCTAGAAAACGTTGGTGTAAAAGAGTTGAAGATCTGTATGTGAGATCACAAGTGGAAGCTAACAAGTGATTCCCAGCTAAATTCACGAGTTTAATTATCATCACAAAATGCTCCCACGAGATTTACAGTAATCAAGCAATTGCCTAGTTTATGCACCAAGAAACTAATCTGACTTCATCATCATCGTAGCTTCATTTAGTACCCCAGTTGTTCAAAGTAAAATGAATAAATATCATATATATTACTTATTTGTTAAGGAAAATAGACACAGGACCTTCTAACAAGTTAGCCATTTTTTGCAAGCATTTAGTCGCATTTAAAAACTAGAAACAGAAGAAAATATATATGGAAGTAGCATACCTTCCTCTAGAAGAGCATCTTGCTTCTCAGCTGCCTGTTTCAGATAAAGAACGTAATTCAAACTAGGAACATGTAACCTAAAAACATGACCAAAGATGATCATTACACAATGTTGCAAAGCGAGTGCATATGGATGCTTTATTTTCTGATGTGGGCCTCTTTTATCCCTCTCATATAAGGATAGATAGAAATGATGACACCAAGAAATGTAATTGTTGAATGCAATGCgcaaaaacaaaaagaacaatTACTACCTTAGGTTCAGCTCGCTGGCGTTGCCTCTCCTGTTCTTTCTTACGTTCTTCTCTCTCTTTCCTCAGGCGCTCATATTTCCTGCGATGTTCCTCGATTTTGTGCACATTGGGCTCCACCTGTGATTTAGGCACACCTCAATCATCATTTTAATCCAATATATACATGTAAGTGCATGACTCTGTGAGTCGGACCTTTTTGAGCACTGAATTTATTTCCTCATCATAATCAAGTTTTGATGCCACATGCAAGTCACTTGCAGCTTCTCCCCACTTGCCCAACATGGCTTTTGCCATTCCTCTATATTTGTATCCCTTGGCAGAGTCGGGATTTATCTAAGCATGTCACAAGGAGGCATGAGTTCCTGTAATCTATGGTTGATCAAGTAATTTGCAACCGTGTGGAACACGAACCAGCAAAGCTGCATCTGCATCACCTATAGCAGCATTTGGTTTTCTCAGCTTGGCAAACACACTAGCTGGTAAGAAACAAAGTAAAGTATTAACCATAAGTTCACACAAATGGAATTAGTTGGTATTCAACCCTTGTTACCTCTAGTGGCATATAAGATAGCTGAACTTGGATTCAGTAAGATAGCCTCTGTAAGATATTCAATTGCTTCATCCAAGTTACCTGATCAGCATCATTGAATGCCAGATGGTCAATTTATGTTTGACATCTCAAATAAAAATTGTTAAGCAAGTGCTTGGTTTTTTGCATGCCTTCCGATATTGCGTACGTAGCATTTGCTTTCAATGCCTGAGCAGCATCACGGTTTTCTTCAGAAACTTCTATTGATTGATCTCCCATCTTTCAAGAATAGAACAAAGGAAAGCAAACAAAAATCAGACAAAAACGAGTGAGAAAGAATAATGTGTTACTGTCTTATCACTAGCTTAATCTAAACAAACCTTTTGAGGAGGACCATCATCTGGTTCTACCAATTCACCATCTAGCTCAATATCGGACTCAACAATTTCATCCTCACCAACAGCACCTTCCGGCTTTTATAAGCAATTAGACATAATCAGATAAAGGACCGTTTAATCAATTCTTTTATCTAAAAAAAAAGTTTGAATAAATTGTGCATATATATGTACATACATCACAAAAGACACTAACCTACTACCCTATTAAATCAACTGTGTTAGACACTTCACTCTTATCCACCTTTAGAAATGTTAAACAACCATAATAAATTGAAAACAAATGGCCTCTTGCAGTTGATGTATAAAAAGAATTGAAAGTTTGATTTTTAAAGGTTAAGGTTCAAAAATACATTTTTAAGGAAGCTAATTTGTCTTCAGAGCATGGTTCATATAACTatggttgataaaagaattaATTCGCTCGAATTTTTTAGAGAATGAAATGGCTAAAGGTTAAAATAGTGCTCCAGCAACTATTTTGAGTGGGAATAAAAATGAAAATTGATAGAGAAAAACAAAATACCAACTGTTGGAATCCACATACGATATATCCTGAAGTTGGACAACCAAAGAACACATTATATGACATTAAACAAAGAAATGATCCAAGCTATTTCGATGGCATGAAAAATATTTAAGCTAATCAGATTTTACACTAGATAACAACATCAGAAAGTAAAAAACAGTATATGAGATTAGTAATCAAGTTAGATTATTCAAAAATTCACAAATATGAGAGAATAGGAATTCAAACAGCCATATCAGATCAGATTGTCCAGATACTGGAGTTTTAGAGAggcataaaaattcaaaatccggACACAGAAGCCCCTGATTTAATGTCCAAAATTTCATTTGTGACATACTATAAACAAAAGTTCTGAGATCTGGTATCTAAGGGCCAAAAATTGATGTACCTTAAAGTCAACCAATGCTAGCTCAGTTCAAATTTCTAAACATTAATGAGTGTAGACAGGATACCAAAAAAGTTCTAAATAGTGCGTGTGTCTTTAAGAAAGAAACTCAAGTGGAACAGGAATGTTTCAATCTAATGTATCAGTATCTATGAGCATGAAATTTATTACGACTGCCAAAAGGAGTCCATAATACAGAATAGGGAGAAAGGAGACCCAAAAGGGGTAATCCTTATATTCACTCTAGTGAATGAGCAGCAGCTATTGTAGCATCCTTACAGAATTATCTTCACTCCTCCCTTCTAAAAGCAACAAGAAAGAAAGATAAAATCTAACTTACATATTCATAAATATCAAGTCAGATTAGAACGCATTAACTTGGCACAATTCATGTTTGCTTGGTTTGGTTCAATGCTCAATTTAATTTCTTAGAATCTGTTTATTTCCATGTATTAAGATATCTTGATATCAAGTAATTCTCAACACCTCAATTATGTTGGCAGGCCTCAATCATAATCTTACCATAATTTTGACAATTTATTCCCATTCAACTTGTTTACCACAATTATAATAATCATAATATTATATTAGTCAATCTTTAGATGTTACGACAACTAATAACCTCTAAGATAGATTCAATCATTTGGAATAATTCAAATTTACCCAAATTTCAGTTAACCAAATTGAATGCATTTTTAACCTATTAGGCCTCAAATGCCAAACTAAATCCACTGCCATTTTGCTAATTTTCAGGAGAAATGATTTTTTGTGCATGTTTCATAAATTTTCTATATTATCTGGACAAAACTCCCTACAATTAGACAACTCAAAGCACAtacttttccttattttcctttcaATAAGAATCAAGTCCAATCTCAACGTTTTACAAGTTAAAGAGATACATATGTATACGTCTGCCAGAAGTTTAATCCATAATTTTGCTCCCTCAATTTAACTACGATCTGCAAATCCGCAAGTGCTCCGAGCAAATCCTTAGTGCAAAATATCCAGAAATAACTTCAACAACGTCTAAGAACaagaaaaaacaaacaaaatcgtGGGTATAACTAATCGAACTACAACATTAAAAGGGACACAATGGAATgcataattttccaaataacagATGAGATCaaacaaagaaagaagagaaatccgaATCACTGACCGAAGTTATGTTGGGAGGAATCCGACCGCCGAGGCTGGAGCCAAAAGGACGCATCGATAAGAGAGAAAAAGAtagacagagagagagagagtaaagCACCAAACAATTGCATCAAAGCTGGATCATCACCTGTGGAGGTAGTCACGGAAGAAGGATAGCGAAGGGTGGTGGAGAAGGGAAGGATCCGACTTGCAGGCGTCGACGAAAGCTCTCAGCTCCGACACCTTTTCGCCGTCCATCGTCGCCCTGGCGCTGCGCCAAATGCCGCAGACAGAAGTGTGTAGAAGCAGAACCAAAATGGAGGCTTGCTCAGTACTTCACTAGTTCCACTGCCTTTCCGAGAATGTAAATTGTGGGCTTTGGGCTCAACAGGCCCAAAAGAATGTTTTTTTAATATAGATATATAtcgattttaaaattaagaatgttcaaacttatttatttattattttttttttatcaaattttaattaaatttatttttattgagcttaactAATTTATcatcattataaattataaatttcattaaatatttatataatgcataaaatttatataaagtattaaaaaaatttatttaaaattttatctatgaatattaataaacttttaaattaatttatttatatatatatatatatacttttaaacGAGTAAAAAAATCAATCCAAAAATAATGCTGCAGGAGTGAAGTGGACCATAAAGTCCAAACAGATATGTTTAAATAATGCTAAGAGATGTTCAAGTCCATTGGAAGGAATTTTGTTTCATAATAAACTTTAAACTTTTTTCTGTTTCCCCCAGCTACAAAATTTATTGGATGATACTGCTACATACAACGAGCAGAGTTCTCTGTTTTATTTGTCTTCTGAAATCATGAAAGGAACAGTTCGAGATTCAAGAAAAAAATCAACAAATATAAAGATTTATCTCTATGTACCCTTTTGAAACTTAATTtagtaaaagatgattatgtTCACGCTAGACACCCCTCACAATCCTTCTGGAACTTAAGACACTAAGTTTGGCAGCTTCGATTTGTCCATCAGCTTTATGAAATTGCCAACCATAGTTTTACCTTCAGGTGTCATAATGCTTTCAGGGTGGAACTGAACTCCCTACAATTCAAAAGAGTAAGatcaaataaaaaagaataaaaggttcttttctcttttctttttctaaaaaagCAGGTACAAAGCAAGGCAGAGAAGCAAGTATTATGTAACACACATATTAAGAGAGACTTCTCTCTCTCTTATGGTCACTCTTGGACGAAACTAAAGGTGCCCCATTACTTTGATTATAGGGACTGGAAATATGAAAAATGTATATATAATTTTAGAATCTTTTGTTTCATATCTTCTATCCAAATAATCAAACTCTGAAAGTGACAAAAGGAACTTCAAATTGCTCCTCTCCTCCCCTCAGCCTTTTCTTCATCTGTTAAATAGACCCTCTACTTTGGCTCCCTTTTCCTCAATTAGAAAGGCCAGTGATATTCCAAGATAAGCTCTCAGAGCAGATGGTAGAATGATTAACTTTGGGACAGTAACATCTAAACATGAAAATCATTAGATTTGAAGTATTGCTATAAATTGGTTTTCCTGTACAAATTGATTACCTCTGATTCAGTGAATCACCTTTTCTTCATTTGATAAAATGAAGCGAGGAGTATTTTTAGCATACAGCTCTATGTAGCCTA includes these proteins:
- the LOC122052593 gene encoding TPR repeat-containing thioredoxin TDX-like, which encodes MDGEKVSELRAFVDACKSDPSLLHHPSLSFFRDYLHSLGGRIPPNITSPEGAVGEDEIVESDIELDGELVEPDDGPPQKMGDQSIEVSEENRDAAQALKANATYAISEGNLDEAIEYLTEAILLNPSSAILYATRASVFAKLRKPNAAIGDADAALLINPDSAKGYKYRGMAKAMLGKWGEAASDLHVASKLDYDEEINSVLKKVEPNVHKIEEHRRKYERLRKEREERKKEQERQRQRAEPKAAEKQDALLEEGTVISIHSSNDLQTKLKAAARLHRLAILYFTATWCGPCRFMAPVFKTLAENHRDVVFLKVDIDELGDAAHSWNVNSVPTFFFVKDGKEVDKVMGADKNGLESKILIHAAKS
- the LOC122052592 gene encoding nudix hydrolase 18, mitochondrial-like — encoded protein: MVRSGCAAKELHLPSFVLLDPPASSSPRCCSLSGGIASGGEIRSGSAIPAREMVVSLVSRRGRRLQRYKAGRRLVVGCIPYRFKMENPSPGAIHPAIEVLVVSSQKGTELMFPKGGWELDETKAAAASREAFEEAGVTGNFKGHLGRWLSEDQDKIHYMFAMEVAEVLQQWPEMNSRERKWVSIAEARQVCKHSWMREALDKFEELL
- the LOC122052591 gene encoding uncharacterized protein LOC122052591 is translated as MSAMELMGREDELSSDYKLVPWSSWDQWNFVRESIFSSSPNAVTMALQRISTWRSRGCLPIPIHVTASIVKIQQKDFFFRSDLTDGMLESDEMISMLYSMAIIRFVNCFVGHKKTKFSIAELADAIGIPRVLVDIRHESSHRDLPSLQRVRHASVKALDWLKFNYWEAQKNRIPDVRKVIRSKLLEMTFYLKTKNVATSSGVKQRRLSGPDMLRAGNKLSSRMTTMLQSSKSNRSQKPLPRITKIIARLYSSYPSEVVSVLLELFHLQTPGFSDNIDVENSIESDAGNQGSANSLHDLKTIITRLSSKKPRLLLSLLRKILETIEIRFAKNLSGECDIHLSQIPSEVDYLTNLCSLVRWLIMNLKSLKGAGFIQFDNEAEAFSIHKNKVQVSLHKLIRKCLTLSLIGNQHLCDSVLLLVEMTEDSSVKERLKKLPLLNYKAPPAVQIPSYSNTESMLLKEEDAICQATEKLAILKSKIKARSQREVAPGVDVSDTDTTWTVAKSWISCPIGMLPCSFSSTPVLPVLDQVDIDTKAGLEKDNNLSFHASDYRQLDYPSEMSVDESPNKKLKTSQEVQCTYFPESTRALEGRLLINGVWTKASEEELSIIQSQMTIFA